The Acidobacteriota bacterium genome includes the window TTGAACAAATCGTTCAGGAAATCCTCTGCTCTGGACGAATAGCCAGCCGCAAATTTGTCGTAAATCAAAATTGATTGACATAGACTCCCGGTTTCTATCCGAGACGGTTTTACCGCGCAGCCCAACTCATTTGATTGGACGCCGATGAGTCCTGCGAGAGAATCCCTCACCGAAACAGCTATGGTCATCGCCATTACCGGATCATTAAGCCAGACACCCGCTTCGTTCTTGATTTGAAGCTCGAATACATCAGTGTGCCCATCCGTCCCTAGCATTAGCTCCTTGATCTTCCAGCGATCATCCCCACCCGGGCAGAAAACATCTTCGCCTTTCGGACGTCGAAGCTTCCTGTGTGGTTCCTGGAACCCTTTCGGCAATTCGCCAAACTTCATGACTGGCTCAGCCCGTCCGCATTCTAGACAGATTGCATATCCTTTACCATATTCACCGCCGGAATAACTGAATATGTGTCCCTGTGTTGTTGAGCGAAAACGGCCCAATTCGGGATTCGGAAAGGAAAGCCAGTCACCTTCCGCATCTATCCACGGTTCCACAACCGGGACAAAATGCTGTGATGAGACATCGTTGGTTGCATCGTTGTAGAAATCCACGGCAAAACCGGCCGGTTCGAGAAACGGCATTCGGTTTTCGATCGGTGCCCCACAGCTGTCGCAGCTCAGCTCCGTCGAAAATCCTGCCGAACCGCTGGCTCCACATTGACGGCACCGCCAGGCAGTCCGAATGTTTTGGACCTCCTTGACCTGTTCCTGATCGGCGGGAATTTTCCAGTTCAACGTAACACCCGCTGAACGATATACCAGGCCATCGATCACAACCTCCGACCCGGGTGCATATTCACGCAGGGCTGTCGCGACATTGCGACTTGGCAGTTCGCGGCGTTTATACCTGTTGTCATCGCGTCCCCCGTTGCTATTCAGACCCTTTATGTACTGGCTAACCGTAAGATTGTCGAACGGAACGACGTTTGTAGGGAAGCCATAAGCAGGCAGAAATCCTCTAGCTGCAAGTTCGCCGAGCAGGAACTCATCTTGCTGCCTCTGTTTGCTTATACCAATAGCCTTTAAGACCGCATCATTTTCTACGGCTCCCGCAGCCCGAAGGTCCGCCTCTTCTTTTTCAAGCCTGACCCACTCGTTTTTCCAATCCTGTAAGATCCTTTTGATTACATCAGCTGCGTTATTCGTGAGTTGTCTGACATTCTGACCATCGTAAATGCTCCGCTTTACCAGATAATTCAGACCTTCGGCGATATCGGTTTGTACATCAATATCAAAATTTCTGCACCAGGCCTCAAATCCCTCTGCCATTGGAGGCTCATCGAGAAAAAACATTTCGCTTTTAAGGATCATCTGCTCATTTGAGGTGCCTTGAAGTTGCTTTTTTAGAAATTGAGATAGCATGTAGGAATTCGCGTGGCGCTCAATGATTACCCGGCTGTCGAGAGCAACTCGGGGTACAGGCAGTGATGTGCCAAATGCCCATCGGCTATTAGCGAAGACGGTTTGATCGTGAGGATTCGACTTGCAAAGGGTCGGTTGCAACTGATCGTGCTTCTCTACGACGTCCAGCGACCTGCCCGCTGAAGATAGTTTGCGGGATGCGGAGGAACATTGTTCATGGCTATCATACTGATACCGCCGATGTCGATACCCATTTCCATCGTCGTCGAACACGACAGTATGTTGATTTTACCCTTCTTAAAATCGTCTTCGTATCGCTTAAGCTTCTTCGAATCTTGCTGTGCCGAGTGTTCAGCCGTGGTGTAGTATGGTGCGAGTTCAATCACTCTGTCGTTTTTATCAGACCAAATACCCAACGCACGCAAATTGGATATTTCTGGATTTGAATAAGCCCATTCACGTCCACGCCTGATTTGTTCTTGTGGATCCGTTACCCCGGAGAATGGGGGTGAAAAGATTGGTATTTCAATTTCTTCGCAATCTGTTGTTTCGGGTGTCGGTGTCTTCGGTAGATTTGGTGTTACTCCCTTCAACGTCACATCAAGTATGCGTCTCGTAACCGGACATAACCAGCCTTTTTCGATTGGAAGAAAGGCGAGGCTTTCGAGCGGAAGTACGAATCCATCACTAGCCTGCTTGAGTATTCCATACTGTTTAAGTTCCGCCCACGCCTCGCCGAGTACTGTATCGATTCGATCGGCTCCTTCTGGATCCCCCGGATGAACTTTGAGTACATAGGCGAGTAAACGAACCAGTGCGGTATTTTGGCCGCTCGCCTTGGCCCGAGGCCAGCGACGTTGTCGTGTTGATTTTTCGCGCGCATCTCTTTCAATCAGATACGTTTGTGGAAATGGAAGTCCTAGCCATCTTCGCCAATCATTGTCAATTGCTAGGGAGCCCCCTCCTCGAACAAAAAAGTCCAAGCAGATCTTTAAGAAGTCCCGCCAACTACTGACATCGAATCCTGCGGCATCCGCTACCGAGCCAGAAACTCGTTGAATCTTTTCCAATCCCGGGTACGCTGTAGCAACCAGTCCCATCGACTCAAGATTTAACCGCCTCTTACGCCGTTTTCCCATTTCTCTTATTAGAAAAGTTTTGGCAAGTGTGCTTGCGCCGTTCTCCTGTGTAAACACAGTAGGCGCGAAGCTGCGATATCTGTCGAGCATGTCAACAAAGTCTCGGCCTTGGTTAGCCAGTTCCTGTGCGAGCTTAGGGAATCCAACCGGGTTCGACGAACTAGCTCGTTTGAGCTCGTCGCGTTTGTCAGCGAGCATACTTTCGATCACAGGATTAGGACCTATTGCGATCGCTTGCTCAAAACTATGAATATCGCGATTTATCCGCTCGATGTCAGCTGATGAGCCTGCGTTCGACTCGCGAAGGACCAAATGATAGATCAAGGCACCGACCCGACTTTTTTCAGAACTTTGCTGCAAATTGGCCGCTAACCGAGCGGTACCTTGTCGGCTATCGTTAAACGTCAAGAGCTTTCGTCCACGCCATGGCGTGTTTGCAGGATCATCTCCATCGGGCGCGAATTCCAAAAGCGTAGGCAAGATTCCATCAAGGAGGTACGGAGCCCCGATGCGGCAGGTTCGAAAGATCGGCATAAAACTCGTATCGGTTTCGCTACAGGCCGGACAAAAAGACCGGACCCGTCTTCTTCTACGCCTTCTGACCCGGACGGTAGTTTCCGTACGATCACCCATGACCCGCGACTCACGCTCGATATCTATAGGACCAAGGTACCATCTAATGGTGGGTTCGCAATCAATAACCTGGAATTGGGTGGTTGGAAACGGGTAGTTCCTCCCGCCTCTTCATCCTCGGATCATCAGTTTGCGTCTGCAGGTTCGATATCAAGCTCAAAGTCGTCAACTGAACTTTTTGATACGAGATGAGAAACCAAACCCTCCTCAATCACCCTGGCCAGGAGGTGGACGGTTCCACAGCTCGTGCACGTGACCAATTCATATGCCGGGCTGCCGCAGTCGCAGTGTTTTCGGGGATCTGTGTAGACTTGGCCGAAATGCCAGTCAGGATGGGCTAGAAATCCTGATCGTGCCGAGCATTCTTTATCAGAACAGGCCCATAAGCCGGATATGGTTTGATGAAAGAAATGGGCCCGCAAGGGAAGGTATGACTCACCACTCTTGTCACGACTTCTGAAGTAGGTCGAGCCATTCGAGGGCGTCAACCTGCCGCCCGCGACCGGATACGTTCTTGTTGTCAAGTAATGCGGTGACGTCAGATAAGTTTCAAAACCATCTTTGGGTCGCTTATGAACTGTTCGCGTATTTTCCGGGCAGTCTTATTCTTAGATAAAGTGGCAAACCTTTGGCCAGATGACTCATCGGGCTTGTTCAACCCGTCGATGTTCTTCAAATCGTCCAGTGACTCGTTTCCCGTAGGTGTGACTACCGAAAGAGACGGAATGCTACGTATACCGGCAACGAGATGAACGCGATCGTCTGAAACCCCGGCGACATCGGCAAGGAACTTTCTCAACTGCTGACCTGCCTCGCCGTTTGGATCTCCTATGGTGGCAGATGTTGCAACGAATCGCACTTGATCGGGTGTTACGCCAAAAGCAAACAATACACGCCTGATTAAGAGTGCAGCTTCCGCTGCCTGCGATCCGATATAACTATGGGCCTCGTCAAGAACAATCCATTCAAGTTTTCCTCTCGAGTGTTCCAGAATCGGCGCGTCGATAGTTCGAACGAGCATGTACTCAAGCATAGATGCGTTTGTGACCAAGATGGGCGGAGGTTGTGATCGAAGGGTCCTACGGTCCACTACCTCGTTGGGGGTAGCATTGTGAACGTGGCCCTTTTGGCTTTCGGGAGTGTTACCGTTGTAAAGACAAAAACGAATGTCACTTCCAAATTCATGCGTCCACGCCCGGAGCCTTTCGCGTTGACTATTAATCAATGCGTTCAATGGATAAAGAAACAGAAACCGAACCCCGTCAACTTGCTTTGCTGTTCCTCCCGTTGTCGTACGAGTCGATCAAGTATGGGAACCATGAAACACTCGGTCTTACCCGAACCCGTCCCACTGGCGACAATCAACGACTGAGGTGATTCCTGCGCAAGAATTTCCCAGGAACGAATCTGATGGAGATAAGGGTGCTGCTCGCTGGGAAATCGATAATCCGCGATCAATTCCTTGGGAGGTTTGTCCATAGCACGAACAAGTGCGCTCGTAAGCAAGTTTCCAGATAGATCGCTCATGCTCTTGGGTCCAGGCTCCCAGCCATAGACCGCCTCAAATGCGGGGTCTGCGAGGAAGGATCCGGGCTCTCCAAACGGCCGATCAAAGACTTCGTTCATGTGACCACGTAACGGCGGGTTAGCAAATCTGTACCAACTGGTCGCGGCGAGTTTTGAACGGTCCGACAGGATCGGTAGCAGGTGCGAGTAATAGTGTGTTGTCATAACTTAAATTTTTCGGTTAGTCGAACAGCCCGTTTGCCAAACACCGGGCGATCGTCAGGTTGAACGCTTCATCAAACCAGTCTGGGTCGAACGATCTGTAGTCGTGCAGAAGGCTGACGTTTTTAGGGTCGGAAAACCAGCCCTTAGTTTCGCCGAAAGCAACTCGTGCCGCCAAGATCAGTGGCAGATTGATTACGCCGTCTTGAAAACCTAATCGTTCCGAATACAGGTACGGCTTCACTTGCGGGTCTTTTCGTGCCGACGCCAAAAGCTCGTCAAACCCGACAGGCCACTCCTCGTCGTCGGAAAGATGACCCCGTCTCAAATTCATGAGCTGCGAATTCTCACCTCTAAAAAGGTAGTCGCCCTTGCGGATCGAAGATTCTCCGTACAAGTGAAGCCTCCTGCTTTTCTTCGTCAAAATACTCTGCCTGTAGTATCCCAAACAAATAGAATAAGGAGCCGAGTTCGGCCGTACGTCTCCAACTCGCGATTTAAGAAACGCTCTAAAGATGGTTGGCCCTTGTTCCTTTCCATACAAGGTGGTTATCTGTTGCTGAGCCGTACACTCGCAACTTTCCAGTCCTGGAAAATGACCGTATCCCATGAAAATGGAAGCTCATTGTCGAATCTTGCAAGGAAATCACCTCGAAAATTGTTGAATCTCAATGCTAGGGCAGCCATCGCTTTTGAAGAACGCACAAACCTTCGCCAAATATCTAAAGAAGATAGCGGCAGATGCCCGACCTGATTTGCAAGTTGATTAACATCGATCCAACCCGGATGAGTAAAATCTGATGCAATCGCTTCAATGAATTCGTCCAAACTTGCTTCGCGGTCTATACGGTTCGGGGTAGAGGTAGCTCGAACGTACTGACTTTCCGATTCAATTTCTGAGCCCACGGTCCAAAGCATAGGACGAAATTGGAGGGGTGAGTCTTTAGGCGGATAAATCAACCAGGCCCCATCTTCGCGATCCTCAGGATGGAAATTCCAGAAGATCCGTCCACCGTTGTCTCCGTCTAGTCTCTGAAGTTGTTCAGGCTCCTCACCCGGTCTTTCAAGTGCAAGTGCATGGGCAAGAACTTCCGACGATGGCATTCTGACGAGAAAGCGTGAATTACATTCGATCCAAAACTTGACGTCATCCCTTTCCGGCCTGACTTGATACGGGAGTATGTTTAACTGGTACATCGACTCACCGTCTATTTCCACGTTCAGGCCGACCGTTGAATCCGGGTTGTCGTCTATCGCGTGCAGGTGATCAATTTCACGTCGATAATCGGCAATGCGAATCTCTGTCGTCAACGCTCCAGGCACCGATTTGATATTGTGCTTCCTGGATATATCTTTGTCAGTTGCTGTGAGTTTTAATCTAACCTTTGTTCCGGATTCCAGACCCATCGCAATTAGCCGTGTTCCCAGAAGATCTTGAACGGCTAACTTGTCCAGAGGTGAGAGCTCTTGTCCGTTCTGATCAAAACCACGAACACCGTTGGCGGGGAAGGGTACTCGTATCTCTACGGGGTTCGGCGTGTGGCTCCAGAAAACCTTCACGCCGATTGTTTCCGGCGTCTTCGTGCCCTGTTCAACCGACACGTCGAGAAAGACTGTTCCATCAGAAGTTACGTACTCTGATGTCACGTTCGGTGTCAGCGTGATTACCGCGCTTGCCCTCCAGCCGTTAAAAATGATTCTTCCGCCATGAGCATCATCTGGTTGGATCTGAAGACTCGAGTTTTCGGGCAATATCAACATCCGTGATCGGTGTTTGATCTCACCGTTCGTTGGGTAACGGGCTTCGACTGGGCCGTAAGACGCAGATTCCCTTGTTCCGATTGCTGAGTATTTGATTTCACCGGGGACTTTTCGTTTCGTTCCGTCTTCTTCAACCACATAAAGCGAGGGTTTCTCACGAAATGCGATGAACGGACCTCGTAATTCATACCAGACTCTTCGTCCAACCCACTCATAACTTTCCTCAGTATCGGCGGCATTACCAGTGCTTAGCTTGTAGGCGTTTCCGCAATTATCTTCGGCTTGGACCAGGCCGTGAAATGTGTATGCACTGCGTGCAAGGTCCCCGATCGTACCGATGAATTGAACCGACGTCTGTTCATCAAGTTCCCTTAGGCTCCAGTCTTGTGGGATTGCAACCAATGCTGACTGAGCAGCGACGCTTCCAGCTCCTTGTCGGACAAACCTGTAGTGGAATTCCGTCATTAGCAAAAAGCCACGGCAACTCATCGTCAAGTGCGGATCCCCTCGGTGGCGAGGCGGTCCATGTCCGCCCGTCGGGAGACGTTAGGCGGAGTAAATGTTCCCCCGAACACTGAATTCCCGAAAATTCCAAAGGGATCCGCGCCACGCGATAGGCATCCCTTCCGGCAAGTCGCCGCATTGAGGCAGACGTGTGCAGATCGCCAGTAAAAACTGTGATATCTGCCAACCGGGGAAGGTCCTCCGCATCAAGATTGAAAAGCTCCGAAAGGTCCTTTTCATTGATAATCTCAGGGAGTTCGATGCTGGACCGTAACTGCCAAAGATCTTCGACCATTTCGAGTGTTCGTTCGACCGGTAAAACAAGTGTTCGACGTTCGGGCCGAATTTTTGCCGCCTCCTTTATGAGTTGCTCGATCAGCTTCTGAGCATCGCTATCTTCAATTGGAAGTGGAAACCGATCACGCCAATCGGGAAACTTTCGGTCGAGTTGAACTATAGGATTGCTTTCCAAAGTAAGTCCTGCTTTTTCTTTCAGGTCCAAAACAGTCCAAGTGATGTCAGTGATAAGCGTAAAGATGGCGGGTTGCCGAAAGCTTTTCGGAAGAAGATATTCTAGACTTTCGATCCAACCGTGGAGATCTTGTGAGGAAACAGAAGTGGTTTTCGAATGGCGCAACACCCTACTAATGAGAGTTCCGATCCCACCCTGTGCATCAGCCAACAACTTCATAGGCAATCCGCCTTGTGAGGCGACACTGCCGATGTATGTGTGGCCACCAGTTCTCGAAAGAGGGAGTCCCCAACTTTTCAACCCTTTCTCCACACATCTGCTGCGTTGCTGTTGCGTTAACGAGTTCGCTGGAATATTTAGATCTGCAAATATTGGCTCCCATTTGAAGCCCTCTCCGGTGTATCGTCTTCGCCACCATTCAGCGCAAAAGAGAACGAAAAGGTCTGAAAAACCCGGCTGAGATGCAATCACGCTGAAATCATTATGTTGACCGTAATCGGAGACCCAATTCGTAAGAAAATCTTCAAGGGCGTCAAACTCCTTGGTGGATAAACGATACTTATAGAGTGGGCGTCCGTCGACTTTTTCAAGACCTTTGAGCTGAAGAATAATCTGCTTCCATTCTCTCAGTTGATTTACTTCCGGGTGTATCATTTTTTTCCTTGTGTTATTAACAAATGTAACTGTTCCATCGTTCGGCCAAAAACGTTTTCGAGCAAACTGGTTCTTGCTGGTCAAATTTGAATTAATGACGAGGTCACTCTACATTGTATTTCAGTAGCCAGTTAGTAAGAGTTTGGTAGCTCGACAGCCCAAGTAGCCGTGCGGCCTCCGACTTGTTATCGTTCGCCTCTTTCATCGCCTGAGTAAGGTAATGTCTTGTAAACCTCGCCAAGCAACTCTTGAAGATCAAAACCTTTCCTAGTGCCCGTCCATAGACGCCATCCTGTTTCTTCGCAATCTGAAATAGCGCGTTTTCAACATCGCTTTCGGAAATTCGCGTACCTCTGGCAGTGACCGCAGTCCGTTTCAATGTGTTTTCGAGTTCACGGACATTTCCCGGCCAGGTGTGCCGCAGGAGCCGACTTCGTGCTCCGGGCGTTAATGTTTTGTTCCCCTCCCATATCTTCCCGTCATTACTATCGTTGAATCTTTCGAGAAAGAGGTCGATAAGTAACCCAATGTCTCCATCGCGCTCCCGGAGGGGAGGCAGTTTGATTACTAGGACAGCCAACCGATAGAATAGATCTTCCCGGAAATGCCCTTCAGCTACCTCGCTCGCCAAATTGCGATTCGTCGCACTGATGATTCGAACATCCGTTCTTCGAGTTCCACTTGACCCTACAGGCATCACTTCGCTTTCCGCACGACTCTAAGTATTTTTACCTGTGCGGACAGCGGAAGTTCTCCAATCTCGTCTAAAAAGATTGTTCCGTGATTAGCTGAAACGAAATGGCCATCGTGATCTCGGATCGCTCCGGAGAATGACCTTTCTTGTGCCCGAATAATTCGGATTCAACGAGCTGTTCTGGAATCGCTCCGCAGTTCACCGTAATGAAAGGGCCATCTCGCCGGAGCCCTGATTCATGAATCCCCCTAGCAAATAGCTCCTTACCGGTTCCAGATTCGCCTTCGATCAATACGGGAACATTAAGGATCGCAGCTCGCCGCGAAAATTCGACAACACTATTCATCTGACTGCTTCGAAAATGGGCCTCGCCAAAGATGTCTACGCCTTCGCCTAGATGAGTGAACGCGATTTCAGCCTGCCGAATTAGCTTAGGAATATATTCGGCAGAAATGTCGAACGGCAACGAAACCGTCTTCAATCCTTCTTCCTGGGATGTTTGAATAAGTTCCGCGTTACAGAACGTTTTGGATAGCAAAAGCCATACCGAAGACATCGCTGGAGTTCCGGGGCTTAAATGAAATGTGAGGTTGGTTAGCGGATCAGACTTGAGAATTTCTTTGATTTTCTCTCGTGCCGCTTCAAAGATCTTGGCATAATCTGTAGGGTCCGTGAGTCTAACGGCCGTTATCGTCGGTCTCGTAGAACCAAGCTTATAAAGCCATTTCGCGTACCTTGAGTAGTCGGCTTTGGGGTAGTTGCAAAGCAATTCGATCCGGTTGAAATCGACCCGGAGTCGCAGCCGCATGCGATGGGACCAATCCTCCCATTTGTCCACCTCTGGACGCATCAATATCAGTTTTCCCTAACCATGCCAAAAGCGTTCTCATGTTGTGGAATATAGTAAACTAATTTGTAGAAATACAAGAAGTCTTGTGGTGCTGACCGCGATAGTCATTAGAATGGTTCGACGCAAAGTATAAATCTATTGGGTTTCCTTACATTGTGCTTTCACAATGAGATGGCATAAGGATTGATAGATGAAGGAAGCTTAGGTTTGCGTGATCTCGAAACCGGCAAGGCGTCTTGGCTGACTTACTTGCGAACTCTAAATTTAGCGAGAATGTTGAGGGGATTAGGTGTCTTTTCGCTAAATCAGGTAATTGCCTGTCGGTTTCTGTGAACTGTAATCTGCAACCATCCGGCCATACTTTATGAAAGTTGGAAGTACATGTTATATTCAGATAAATCCTACAGATAGTGTTTTTACGGTTGCAAAGATTCGTAATGGATCACCTTATTAGAAATGTCAGAATTCTTCGAAAAGCCCATACTGAATTCTCCGTACGACTATCCTAGCCGACATTGGGAACTTGACGCTTCCGGTCAACCAACACAAAGGATTATAGAGAGTCGTCGCCGAGCAGATTTTATTACTCCGATTCCGACTCCCAAAAAAAGAAAGGGTTCACAACAAGCAGAACTTACTTTTGATGACGGAACGGGATTGTCCACCGACGAGCAGAAATATGATCCGACCTCGATCATCAATGAGGTTCGAGGATACGTTGACGTTTGGCGTCAGTTGCCAAGTCCTTCAGACTGGAATGTGACGCCCACAACTGTCCAACTACTTCAATACTGGCGACACAATAAGTTCAACAGCATCAGACCATTCTTTTGCCAGATCGAAGCAGTCGAAGTAGCAATTTGGCTGACTGAAGTCGCGCCAAAACTCGGAATGCGCGGAAAGAAGTTTCTCGACCATCTAGCCAATTCCAACAACGATGCAAATCCTGAGATAAACCGCCTTGCTTTGAAACTCGCAACAGGTGCCGGAAAGACGACCGTGATGGCGATGCTGATTGCTTGGCAGGCTGTTAACGCTGCGAGGCATGAGAACAGTAGGCAGTTTACACGAGGATTTCTGATCGTCGCTCCGGGACTTACTATCAAGGATCGTCTGCGTGTGCTTCAACCGAATGATCCCGATAGCTATTACAAGACCCGTGAATTAATCCCATCTGAAATGCTCCGGGATATCGAAAGGGCGAAGATCGTTATTACGAATTACCATGCCTTCAAACTCCGTGAACGAGTGGAACTTTCAAAAGGTGGACGTTCTTTGCTGAAAGGACGGGGTCCCGATCTGGACACGACAGAGACTGAAGGCCAGATGATTCAGCGTGTTATGCCGGGGCTGATGGGGATTAGGAATATTCTGGTTATAAATGATGAAGCTCATGATTGCTATTGAGAAAAGCGGCACACAGAAGACGCAGAAAAACTCAAAGGTGACGAAAAGAAAGAAGCCGAAAAGAACAACGAGGCTGCAAGACTTTGGATCAGCGGAATTGAGATTGTGAAACGTAAGCTCGGAGTGAGTCGTGTGATGGACCTTTCGGCGACTCCTTTTTTCTTGCGCGGCTCAGGGTATGCAGAAGGCACTCTATTCCCATGGACGATGAGTGATTTCTCTTTGATGGATGCGATTGAATGCGGCATCGTTAAACTTCCTCGAGTACCTGTCGCGGATAACATTCCCGGCGATGAAATGCCGATGTTTCGTAACCTTTGGGAGCATATCAGAAGTCATATGCCGAAGAAGGGACGCGGTAAGGCCGAGACTCTCGATCCACGCGATCTTCCTCCACAGCTGCAGACTGCACTTGAAGCACTCTACGGACATTACAAAAAGACGTTCGATCTGTGGCAGGAAGCCAAAATTGCTGTTCCGCCTTGCTTTATCGTCGTCTGCAACAATACGTCGACATCGAAGCTCGTTTATGACTACATATCCGGCTTCGAACGAACCGATGAAAACGAAGATACGCAGTTTGAATTCGGTCGTCTGCCATTGTTCCGAAACCATGACGATTATGGGAATGCATTGGCCCGTCCTCGCACTTTGCTCATAGACAGCGAACAGCTGGAATCAGGCGAAGCTCTTGATGACAATTTCCGAAAGATGGCCTCAGTTGAAATCGACCAGTTTCGTCGTGAGATTGTCGAACGAACGGGCGACCAGGAAGCGGCGAAGAATTTAACGGATCAGCAGTTGCTTCGCGAGGTGATGAATACCGTTGGCAAGTTTGGGCGACTCGGCGGTGACATTCGATGTGTTGTTTCGGTCTCGATGCTGACGGAAGGATGGGACGCAAATACTGTTACGCATGTTCTTGGCGTTCGTGCTTTCGGCACTCAGCTCCTCTGTGAACAAGTGATCGGACGTGCCCTCAGAAGGCAGTCCTACGAATTAAATGAAGAAGGAATATTCAACACGGAATATGCGGATGTTCTCGGGATTCCTTTTGACTTTACAGCAAAACCGGTCGTTGCTCCGCCACAGCCACCGCGTGAGACCGTGCACGTCAAAGCTGTACGACCAGAACGCGATCATCTAGAAATCGTATTTCCTCGTGTAAAAGGATTTCGAGTCGAATTGC containing:
- a CDS encoding DUF1998 domain-containing protein, encoding MLSQFLKKQLQGTSNEQMILKSEMFFLDEPPMAEGFEAWCRNFDIDVQTDIAEGLNYLVKRSIYDGQNVRQLTNNAADVIKRILQDWKNEWVRLEKEEADLRAAGAVENDAVLKAIGISKQRQQDEFLLGELAARGFLPAYGFPTNVVPFDNLTVSQYIKGLNSNGGRDDNRYKRRELPSRNVATALREYAPGSEVVIDGLVYRSAGVTLNWKIPADQEQVKEVQNIRTAWRCRQCGASGSAGFSTELSCDSCGAPIENRMPFLEPAGFAVDFYNDATNDVSSQHFVPVVEPWIDAEGDWLSFPNPELGRFRSTTQGHIFSYSGGEYGKGYAICLECGRAEPVMKFGELPKGFQEPHRKLRRPKGEDVFCPGGDDRWKIKELMLGTDGHTDVFELQIKNEAGVWLNDPVMAMTIAVSVRDSLAGLIGVQSNELGCAVKPSRIETGSLCQSILIYDKFAAGYSSRAEDFLNDLFNKAYDQLNCPADCDSSCPRCVLDFDQRFAADRLDRKKALEFLSPRWLTGFRLPENLAFLGSNSQMEPHSISESIWRAVVSGGVNTVRLFGGGNLANWDVAASPLRTLALRLTGHNLKVEIFIPDPTKHMLDISNIYPLASLSAHPDVEVTAIDDFPKAGDGYLLAETVGAKIAKWAVRDVSGIEVNLGWGVSENSLVKAKDGENLKLASHKLSMQELLPPSKSGDRCVDIGAEIDGPVQGFGNRFWNMVMSTESLAAELLNSSNEKIVGISYSDRYLANPLSVALLAQIVKGLKLLVGSRWEVTSATVSLLKKAGNSNYYPNQLWHDWQDILSRTDVIKLVFQSIGLQTSVSVLDHIASIEHGRPLRIRLSSERIIEVRFDQGMGHWRIPQSTNYQLRRFDFNLPASDQFARLRTVNNLVEGQQANTQVFLSVRNDLG
- a CDS encoding sigma-54-dependent Fis family transcriptional regulator gives rise to the protein MPVGSSGTRRTDVRIISATNRNLASEVAEGHFREDLFYRLAVLVIKLPPLRERDGDIGLLIDLFLERFNDSNDGKIWEGNKTLTPGARSRLLRHTWPGNVRELENTLKRTAVTARGTRISESDVENALFQIAKKQDGVYGRALGKVLIFKSCLARFTRHYLTQAMKEANDNKSEAARLLGLSSYQTLTNWLLKYNVE
- a CDS encoding sigma 54-interacting transcriptional regulator; the encoded protein is MRLRLRVDFNRIELLCNYPKADYSRYAKWLYKLGSTRPTITAVRLTDPTDYAKIFEAAREKIKEILKSDPLTNLTFHLSPGTPAMSSVWLLLSKTFCNAELIQTSQEEGLKTVSLPFDISAEYIPKLIRQAEIAFTHLGEGVDIFGEAHFRSSQMNSVVEFSRRAAILNVPVLIEGESGTGKELFARGIHESGLRRDGPFITVNCGAIPEQLVESELFGHKKGHSPERSEITMAISFQLITEQSF